A window from Actinomycetospora corticicola encodes these proteins:
- a CDS encoding WXG100 family type VII secretion target: MTRRDGGRGTGPLSAVPPPRRLGQLGADTSDALLAAGDAAVERIVAVLPARVALTETAGLPAPPVDAAGLRARHTAQRGIRFAAIAAGAEDLRRAADRVRARHRALAEEAGTLWERWSGPSAEEVADRVVALGRAAQEIVTMLAETAETVEAAGLAVADDVTDRAAAARALGAGDPGPPPRPGAVPAAARSWAAALDAVLQRYLVVADRTDATIADAWRELADRLGVLRRLSGTAVEVGEPADTGGLPPDLLALPEILAALGGLGMGEEPDDGAQTVDDSR; this comes from the coding sequence GTGACACGGCGTGACGGCGGGCGCGGGACCGGACCGCTGTCCGCGGTCCCGCCACCGCGACGGCTCGGTCAGCTCGGCGCCGACACATCCGACGCGCTGCTCGCCGCGGGCGACGCCGCGGTCGAGCGGATCGTCGCCGTCCTGCCCGCCCGGGTGGCGCTGACGGAGACCGCGGGCCTGCCCGCTCCGCCGGTCGACGCCGCCGGTCTCCGGGCCCGGCACACCGCGCAGCGGGGCATCCGGTTCGCCGCGATCGCCGCCGGCGCCGAGGACCTCCGCCGGGCCGCCGACCGGGTCCGCGCCCGCCACCGCGCGCTCGCCGAGGAGGCGGGCACGCTGTGGGAGCGCTGGTCGGGGCCGTCGGCCGAGGAGGTCGCGGACCGGGTGGTCGCCCTCGGGCGGGCGGCCCAGGAGATCGTCACGATGCTCGCGGAGACCGCCGAGACGGTGGAGGCCGCCGGGCTCGCGGTCGCCGACGACGTCACCGACCGGGCGGCCGCCGCCCGGGCGCTCGGCGCCGGTGACCCCGGACCACCACCGCGGCCCGGCGCTGTCCCCGCGGCCGCCCGCTCCTGGGCCGCGGCCCTCGACGCCGTGCTGCAGCGCTACCTCGTCGTCGCCGACCGCACGGACGCGACGATCGCGGACGCCTGGCGGGAGCTGGCCGACCGCCTCGGGGTGCTGCGGCGGCTGTCGGGGACGGCCGTCGAGGTGGGGGAGCCCGCGGACACCGGTGGCCTGCCGCCCGACCTGCTGGCGCTCCCGGAGATC